A part of Maridesulfovibrio hydrothermalis AM13 = DSM 14728 genomic DNA contains:
- a CDS encoding NAD(P)/FAD-dependent oxidoreductase, translating into MAYVIIGNGIASLGAIDGIRKYDKKTPLIVIGAENNAAYSKPLTSYLLAGKVNPDRLSLRSDDYYHGKNVDLKLATTVEKIDLDQSVVVTSAGEKISFEKLLLATGGIPYTPEIKGMDGQDVYNFTAIKDAYRLITVLKKLKRAVVIGGGLIGLKAAESLYSRGVEVTVVESAERVLSLAYDKDAAGLISRRVEEAGMQIRCNTSAEEIVRDKEGRLRGVLLDDASFLEADAVVIAIGVVSNTNLARSAGVEIDNGIIVNDHMQTNIAQIYAAGDVAQAKDVIFDKDMVVPIWSNAYTQGYYAGKNIAGKKSGYPGTLAMSSISFFGMPTISVGEVNPPADSEDYEVYTFYNERKQSYRKLVFKGDQLSGYILVGDIDFAGMYTSFIKFKFKVDAYTRKKLSEGEPDVLMWPDDFFNKAWNPE; encoded by the coding sequence ATGGCATACGTAATAATCGGAAACGGTATTGCTTCTCTTGGTGCAATTGACGGTATCAGAAAGTATGACAAGAAAACACCTCTGATCGTCATAGGTGCAGAAAACAATGCCGCATACAGTAAGCCGCTTACATCCTATCTCCTTGCAGGCAAGGTTAATCCAGATCGTTTGTCTTTACGGTCTGACGATTATTATCATGGAAAGAATGTAGATCTTAAACTCGCAACAACTGTTGAAAAGATAGACCTTGATCAAAGTGTAGTTGTAACTTCCGCCGGTGAGAAAATTTCATTTGAAAAGTTGCTTCTTGCCACAGGAGGTATTCCTTATACCCCTGAAATTAAAGGCATGGATGGGCAGGATGTTTATAATTTCACTGCTATAAAAGATGCTTACAGGTTAATTACCGTACTTAAGAAATTAAAAAGAGCGGTTGTAATCGGCGGAGGGCTTATCGGGTTGAAGGCTGCCGAGAGTTTATACAGCCGGGGTGTGGAAGTTACCGTTGTGGAAAGTGCCGAGCGTGTTCTTTCACTTGCTTATGATAAAGATGCCGCCGGTCTGATAAGTCGCAGGGTCGAAGAGGCGGGGATGCAGATCCGGTGCAATACAAGTGCTGAAGAAATAGTGCGTGACAAAGAAGGTCGGCTTAGAGGTGTTTTGCTGGATGATGCTTCTTTTCTGGAAGCTGATGCTGTGGTAATTGCCATAGGTGTGGTTTCCAATACTAATCTTGCCCGCAGTGCCGGTGTTGAAATCGATAACGGCATAATTGTAAATGATCATATGCAGACCAATATCGCGCAGATTTATGCAGCCGGAGATGTCGCACAGGCTAAAGATGTCATCTTTGACAAGGATATGGTCGTGCCTATCTGGTCCAACGCCTACACTCAAGGGTATTATGCCGGCAAAAATATAGCAGGCAAAAAATCCGGTTATCCCGGGACTCTGGCAATGAGTTCAATCAGCTTTTTCGGTATGCCGACAATATCTGTAGGCGAAGTCAATCCTCCCGCAGATTCAGAGGATTACGAAGTCTACACATTTTATAATGAGCGTAAACAAAGTTATCGTAAGCTGGTTTTTAAAGGTGATCAGCTTTCTGGCTATATTCTTGTGGGCGATATTGATTTTGCCGGAATGTATACATCCTTTATCAAATTCAAATTTAAAGTTGATGCCTACACCCGTAAAAAGCTCAGTGAAGGGGAACCCGACGTATTGATGTGGCCGGACGATTTTTTTAATAAAGCGTGGAATCCGGAATAA